The following proteins come from a genomic window of Rutidosis leptorrhynchoides isolate AG116_Rl617_1_P2 chromosome 10, CSIRO_AGI_Rlap_v1, whole genome shotgun sequence:
- the LOC139870089 gene encoding CDT1-like protein a, chloroplastic, with protein MNTPERLTPPPRTPVIRRQSLRSVNQVREAAKQLCKSDLKPEVSSDTLIFGDAATETLIVKPIAPKLLPEKYEMLDKFFNSLQCSIRLLQLKGSMLTFSNIRRQVEILADRRFCYSHLAQIKFILPEVIELKKMFFRDEHTCCIKLVLYVSLDFGIVKNDEMMDSDSANIRLSKLFRKRLVKFCKSNPEGADVPEGMLPVPFNRSAQLKSSIAIEKPNMVSVQNSTHGSFGQQAAVASHLPQSFKRRFSKQSCNYDIETVDQKSKGLTKVDFLPNPKLVLTPVKESEKLPETPIKMKDLSSIDKTPAKLILTPFSVTPAQAAQKRCLMTPDDESMMSSSKPSPSKLTRRSLTFDSPVKIKTPVRRVSKDDVDDDDDDDDDDDLCDILSEDLFASIKEKEQKAIEEKDSSISQAKWRKQMIAGLPRLFDSLWFFFHSIKHSVVKKEELVHMIISSQLDMIDRREVDEQLRLLKELASEWIYEKRALSGDCLFCVNKISSPESMRKRLSEAN; from the exons ATGAACACACCGGAAAGACTAACACCGCCGCCGCGGACACCTGTCATTCGCCGGCAGTCACTCCGGTCGGTTAATCAAGTTCGAGAAGCTGCTAAACAGCTCTGTAAATCAGATCTGAAACCTGAAGTTTCTTCAGATACGTTGATTTTTGGAGATGCTGCAACTGAAACCCTAATTGTAAAACCAATTGCCCCCAAATTACTTCCAGAAAA GTATGAAATGCTGGATAAATTTTTCAATAGCTTGCAATGTTCGATTAGGCTGCTTCAACTGAAAGGGTCAATGTTGACATTTTCAAACATTCGTCGACAAGTGGAGATTTTGGCAGATAG GAGGTTTTGTTACAGTCATTTAGCGCAGATTAAGTTTATTTTGCCAGAGGTCATTGAGTTAAAGAAGATGTTTTTTCGTGATGAGCATACTTGTTGTATAAAACTGGTGCTTTATGTGAGTTTGGATTTTGGTATTGTAAAGAACGATGAGATGATGGATTCGGATAGTGCGAATATACGGTTGAGTAAATTGTTTCGAAAAAGACTTGTGAAGTTTTGTAAATCCAACCCCGAG GGAGCTGATGTCCCAGAGGGAATGTTACCTGTGCCGTTCAATCGATCGGCCCAATTGAAATCTTCGATCGCAATTGAAAAGCCCAATATGGTCTCAGTTCAGAATAGTACACATGGAAGCTTTGGACAGCAAGCAGCAGTAGCATCTCATTTGCCCCAGTCATTCAAAAGACGTTTTTCGAAACAATCGTGTAACTACGATATAGAAACTGTGGATCAAAAATCAAAGGGATTGACCAAAGTGGATTTCTTACCAAACCCGAAGCTTGTTTTAACCCCAGTAAAAGAGTCTGAAAAGCTACCTGAAACGCCAATCAAGATGAAAGATTTGTCTTCCATTGATAAAACTCCTGCGAAACTTATTTTGACCCCATTTAGTGTTACACCTGCACAAGCAGCACAAAAACGGTGTTTAATGACCCCGGATGACGAGTCAATGATGTCATCTAGCAAACCATCTCCGAGCAAATTAACCAGACGTTCATTAACGTTTGACTCTCCTGTAAAGATTAAAACTCCGGTCAGGAGGGTATCCaaggatgatgttgatgatgatgatgatgatgatgatgatgatgacctttGTGATATTCTTTCAGAGGATCTCTTTGCTTCA attAAAGAGAAGGAACAAAAAGCCATAGAGGAGAAGGATTCATCGATCTCGCAAGCTAAATGGAGGAAGCAAATGATCGCTGGGTTACCTAGACTCTTCGACAGTCTTTGGTTTTTCTTTCATTCAATCAAGCACTCAGTGGTCAAAAAAGAGGAACTTGTTCATATGATTATTTCAAGCCAATTGGACATGATTGACCGAA GGGAAGTTGATGAGCAGCTCAGGTTGCTGAAAGAGCTAGCTTCTGAATGGATTTACGAGAAAAGGGCATTGAGTGGTGATTGTTTGTTTTG TGTAAACAAAATATCTAGCCCGGAGTCGATGCGCAAAAGATTATCAGAAGCTAACTGA